The nucleotide window ACGGCGGTGGTATACATCTTGACGGCTTGCATAGGACTCACTTGGGGGAATATCAGGCTTTTTCAACCGGCAGGTTGGCGCTCTTCCAGGCGTTCAGGCCACCGGCCAGCGATTGGGCTTGCTCATAACCGAGTTTTTTGGCGGCGAGCACGGCGCGCGCCGAGCGGGCGCCCGTGGCGCACACCAGAATCAGCGGCAGGGCCTTGTTTTTGGCCACACCAGCCAACTTGGCTTCCAGCTCGGCCAGCGGCACGTTTTTGGCGCCGCCCACATGGCCAGCGGCAAATTCAGCGGCATCACTCACATCGACCACCACGGCTTTTTCGCGGTTGATCAGCTGCACGGCAGCCGCCGGGCTCAGGCCGGTGCTGGTGGCACCACGCAACACGGGCCACAGCAGCATGCCGCCGGACGCCAGGGCAATAGAGAACAACTGCCAGTTATCGAGAATAAATTTCACTTTTTTCCTTGTTGGGTAAAGAGGCGCAACCCGGCATTTTAGAATGATGCCCTGTTGCCCACCCCGGACCCGGGCGC belongs to Rhodoferax saidenbachensis and includes:
- a CDS encoding rhodanese-like domain-containing protein; translation: MKFILDNWQLFSIALASGGMLLWPVLRGATSTGLSPAAAVQLINREKAVVVDVSDAAEFAAGHVGGAKNVPLAELEAKLAGVAKNKALPLILVCATGARSARAVLAAKKLGYEQAQSLAGGLNAWKSANLPVEKA